From the candidate division WOR-3 bacterium genome, the window CACCAGCGCAGCCAAGCAGGCGGTGACGGTTGTACCAATGTTCGCGCCCAGCGTATAGGGAAATATCTGGCGCAGGGTCAGGAGTCCGGCCCCAGCCATCGGCACAACGATGGACGTGGTTGCCGAGCTGGACTGAACCAGAACCGTAAAAAGCAGTCCCACGAAAAAAGCACGGGCCGCGTTGCCGAAGAGGTACTTATCTACAACCATTTCGACTCGCCGGCTGATAAGCGATTTCATCGAATCCACCATCAGTTTGAGCGAAAGAAACAGAAGTATTAGAGCCACGACCAGGGCGAGCGGCGCAATTCCGCCCAGAACATGGGACAGCAGGTTACCGACTGGAGCAGTGGCCAGCTTCAGCGGGCTGGCAAACTTGAGGCCACCAACGCCATGAAACAGCCGCGCCAGCCAGGCCGAGGACCGGGACAGAGGCGAAAACCATATTTCCAGGGGCAGCAATACTGCAACCGAGAGTAGATTGAACATGTCGTGCACAATGGAAGCCGGGAACGCCCGCTCAAACTCCTGGCGTCTGGTAACGTGCGCAAGGGAAACAAGTGTGTTGGTAACAGTTGTACCGATGTTTGCGCCCATCACTATGGGAATTGCATGTGCGATGTCCAGGGTTCCGCAGGCCACGAGGCCGACAACAATCGAGGTCGTGGATGAAGAACTCTGGCACACCGCGGTAGCAAGTATGCCGACGAAAAGTCCAGCGACCGGTGTGGCAGTCAAGGTGAACAGGGTGCGGGCAAACCCGGTACCCAGCCCTTTGAACCCGTCAGCCAGAAGTTCGATGGAAAGAAAGAATACGTAGAGTGCGGCAACAAAGACGACGATGCGAACCGCGGCCGGGAGTTTCCTCACATCGGGCAGGCGCACGTCGGGTCAGTCTAGATGCCGTCTATAACGAGTCAAGCCGGGTGTCGGACGCCCGGAATCAGCGGCAACGCCGCAGGCCCGGTTGGGCAGTTCTGAACTTAGAATTCCGTAACTACAGACCGGCGTCGGCTCGGTCCTGGCCTGAGAACTTGGCCTGATACCTTTCCCAGGCCTCTCGGCGAACCCGTTCCATTTCCCGGATGACTTCGTAGGACTCTTTCTGAAGGCCGAGAAACAGGAGTGCGTCGGCCAGGAGTACGTACGCCGGCTGAGCGTTGCGGTCGAGCTTTATCGCCCGGCGGCAGAAAGAGGCTGCAGACTGGTACTGCTCGAGCCGAAAATATAGGTCGCCGAGCATCAGCATCGCGTTCGGATTGTCGGATGCAAGTCGGCACAACTGCTGCGCAACCTCGACTGCCCGCTCGAGCTGACCAGCATCTCGGTATGCGCCGGCCAGACGCAAGAGTACATCCGGCGAGTCCGGTCGGTTCTTGGACAGTTGTTCGAGTGCGGCCACAGCCTCGGCGCGCATGTTGAACTGCTCGAACAAGCCGGCTGTGGCCTCCGGGTTGGCGCCAAACCGGCGCTTGATCTCGTCATACACATCAAGCGATTCGTTAGTACGGTCCAGTCGGCGCAGGCAGTCGAGCAGGAAGAAGTATGCTGCCGGCTCGTCCGGGTCTTCATCCACCGCCTGCGCAAACTCCGATGCCGCCTGCTCCATCATTCCTTCGAAGTAGTAATCGCGGCCCAGTCGCTGATGCGGGCTCTCAAAGTCCGGTGACAGCTCCTTCGCCTGCTGATACTCGGCAAATGCCGCATCAAATTCGCCGCCCAAGGCATGCAGCCCGCCGAGCGCAATATGGGCCCGAATATTCTCCGGTGCGATACGCAGCGCCTGATTGTACACCTCAATTCCCTTGTCCCGGTCGCCGGAATACTCGTAGAGTGTGCCCAGACCAAGAAGCAAGTCCAGTTCATCAGGCAGGACTCGCAGCGCCTGCTCGAACAATGTCTCAGCCCGCTCAAAGTTGGCGAGGTAGAGGTAACGCACAGCCTCACAGGCGACGGTATATGGGTGTCGGGGGGCAAGTTCAAGTGCACGCGAGCAAGCATTCTCAAGCAACTGCTCCCGGGTGAGAATGTGAGCGCAGAGTGCGGTCAGGTACAGGCAGTGCAAATTGTCCGGCTCGACCTTGAGCGCGGCACTGAACAATTTGAGCGCCGTTGCCTCATCTCCGGCGTAGAATGCGACGCGGCCCTGTTCGAACCGGGACGCGGCCGAGCCTCGGCCGATGGGCAACTGTTTGTCGTCGCTCGCACCCGAACCTGAATTTGGCATCAAGTAATTCTATCTCCGGTCCAGGCTTTGGCAACAGATAAAGTACGCGCCCGGCGCTGCGCCTTGCACCGGGACGGGCTCTGGGGCACGCAGAGCTGCGCTCGGAAAGTGGCAGCAGGTTGTCGCACTCCACCGTGGAGCGTTCCTTTTAGCCTTGACTTTCTCAGGTTTCTAGGTAATTCTTTGCCGTGCGAGAACCTGCCGCCACGCGGCTCAGTCTGATACCGCCCTATTTTTTTCAGGAGCTTGACGACCTCAAGGCCCGAACTCGGGGTGATATCATTGACCTTTGTGAGGGAAACCCGGACCAGCCGCCACCGCCACCGGTACGCCGCGCACTGGTGCGAGCCCTTGAACTTCCCGCAAACCACCGCTACCCGAGCTATGCCGGCAAACCATCGGCTCGCCATTCTGTCGCTGAATGGTATCGTCGCCGGTTCGGGGTCAGGCTCAACCCGGAGTCAGAAGTGGTGATGCTTCTTGGCTCAAAAGAGGGTGTTGCGCATCTTATCTGGGGGGTATGTGGTCCGGGTGACACCGTGGCGGTCGCCGACCCGGTATTTCCGATGTATATGAACCAGGTGCGGCTATGCGGCGCAAGGCTCGTTGCCGTGCCACTGCTTGAGCAGAATAGTTTTCTACCCGACTTGGGCCATATTGACCGTATCGGCCCACGCATCAAGCTGTTGTGTATCAACTTTCCGAATAACCCGACTGCCGCAACCGCTGATTCCGGCTTCTACCGCGAACTTGTTCGTCTCGCCCACCGGCACGGTTTCTTCGTCTCAAATGACAACGTGTACTCCGAGCTGTATTTCAGCCGTGCCCGTCCGCCGAGCATTCTTGCCGCACCGGGTGCAAAGCAGTGTTGCATTGAATTTCATTCTCTTTCTAAGACTTTCTCGGTGGCCGGCTGGCGAATCGGGATGGCGGTTGGTAACCCGAAGCTTGTGAGTGCGCTCCTCAAGGTCAAGCAGAACACCGACTCAGGCCCGTTCGGCGCAATTCAGGATGCGGCCGCCTATGCACTTGACCGTGCTGAAGCATTGAGCAGAAACACCCGGCTGCTCTATCGTCGTCGCCGGGACCTTTTCTGCTCCGAACTGGCAAGGCATGGTTGGAGTGTTCCTGTGCCCGAGGCGACATTCTACGTCTGGACAAGAGTGCCAGAGATAGAAGGGGTCACTGCTTATGATGACGGCCGCTTTGCGCTCGACCTGCTCAGGGAATGCAAGGTCGTAGCCGCGCCCGGGTCCGGGTTTGGCCGTTACGGCCGTGGCTATATCCGGTTTGCACTCGTCCAGCCTGCCCCACGCCTGTGCGAAGCGGCCCGACGAATCGGTCGCTGGTTGGAAGCATCCAGAGGGTGATCCGCAAGTTGTCATCGGTCTGTGTTCTCAAGTTCGGTGGGACCTCAGTCGCCGACCTTGACCGGCTGCGCCGCGTTGCCGATATGATCGTGGCACGCCGCCGCACTGGTGAGCGGTTGGTCGTTGTGGTCTCGGCAATGGGCTCGACCACGGACGAACTGAACCGGCTCGCGCATAAACTCTCGGCCCGACCAGCCCGGCGTGAGCTTGACATGCTGCTTTCAGCCGGTGAACGTCAGACAATGGCGCTCTTGTCACTGGCAATAATGGAGCGCGGTCATGCCGCGATTTCGTTCACCGGCTCTCAGGTCGGCATTATTACCGACCGCTTTCACTCCGATGCCCGGATTCAGGAAATCAGAGCTGACCGGTTGCGGATGGCACTGCGCCAAGGCAAGGTACCGATTGTTGCCGGGTTTCAGGGCGTGAGCCTTGACCGGGAAATCACAACCCTGGGCCGGGGCGGTTCGGACGTCACGGCCGTAGCTCTGGCCGCGGTGCTCGGCGCGCGTCAATGCGAGTTGTACAAGGACGTACCGGGCATCTTCACCGAGAACCCGAATGAATTTGACCGTGTTCGGCCGGTACCGCGACTGAGCTTTGAAGAACTCTCCGAACTCGCCGGCTCCGGTTCTGAAGTCATCCACCCGCGCGCCTGTGCGCTTGCCGGCAAGTACCGCGTGCCGCTTGTCATCCGTTCCTCATTCGACAGAAAGCGAGGCACCATGGTCCGCGAAAGTGAACATCTGGAAAAAGCTTTTGTCCGTGCTGTCACCCACGAGCACAAGCTTGTGCGCATCAGCCTGCTTGGCGTGCCGAAAAAACGTCGCTGCCTGCACCAGGTCGTCACCCGGCTGGCTGAAGAGCGTGTGCCGCTTATGCTTTTCAACCACGGTATCCCTGAGGCTGGTCGTTTCGACCTCACGTTTGTTCTGCCAGAACAGTACCTTGAAAAGTCCGGCGAGGTGCTTGGCCGGGTTGCCCGTGAAGTCCGGGCCAAGAAGATAGACCTGACTTCAGACCTGTGCTCGGTGTCAGTCATCGGCCCGGGTGTGGGGTCAGACCCGGCGATAATCTCCGGAACCCTGGAGACACTGCACCACATTGGTGTGCACCTGAGTGCATTCTCCACCTCTGAGACCCGGCTGACCTGTTTTCTTTCAAGAAAGGACCTGCGGGTCTCGGTCGTAGCGCTGCTTGCGCGGTTCCGATTGAGAGGCAAGGCATGACCGACAACAGCTTGAGACCGCATCTACCGGCACCCGGGCCGGAATCCGAACCGACAGCGACATCTTCTGGCGTTGGCGCCGATTGGGTGACACCTGCGGACGATGTTGCCCAAGAACCTGAATCTGCGATTCCGGCGGAATCTGCCGCGGCGGAAACGCAATTCGCAGAACCCGCGGTTGATGGTGCTGGTGAACTTCCGCTGTCACCCGTGCCGTTGAGCACGCGCGCGCTCCAGACAGTCGAGGCCTTGCTCTTTGCCGCAGACACGCCGCTGACGATGGCGCGCCTGTGTGAGCTCGCTGGAATCGAAGCACCGGTCGCACAGATGGCAATCGCCGACCTTAATCGGCAGTATGAGGAAACCGGCCGCACTTTCCGGATTCACAAGGTTGCGCTTGGTTACCAGCTATACACACTGCCGGAATTTGCCGAAACGGTCAAGAAACTCTACCGACGTCAGTACGTGCAGCGGCTTTCCGGACCGGCACTCGAGGTACTTGCGATTGTCGCCTACAGACAGCCAGTCACGCGGCCGGAAATCGAACAGCTCCGCGGGGTTGACTGCTCCGGCCCACTGGTCACCCTGCTTGAACGCCGGCTCATTACTACTGCCGGCCGCGCGCATCGACCCGGGTCACCTTTTCTCTACCGCACGACCAGGGAATTCTTGCGCTATTTTGGTCTTGAGTCACTCGACGCCTTGCCGCCGCTCGAAGAGCTCGGGGCTTTCCTTGCCGGACAGATGGTCGAGCCTGAGCGTACTGCGGCCGAATCGCTGGCAATGGACTACGATGCCAAGGTCTTGACCGGGACTTCTGAACCGGTCCAAGAGTGCCGGCCGGTTCATGAACCCGATACTCCGACACCGACGACCGAAGCATCGACAGACCAGGACAAGCGTGAAGAGACCAACTCGCCCTGAATCGGCAAGTCCCTGTGCCATCCTTGTCATCGGTCTACTTGCCCGGGAAGAGACCACGCTCGCCCAGGCCGAAGGACTGCTTACTGGAGCGTTCGGCCCGGTTGCCGAGCGAAGCCAGATAATCCCGTTTGACTTCACCGACTACTACGAACCGGAACTGGGCAAGAACCTTCTCCGCTCGTGGCTCGGCTTTTCCCGACTAGTTCCGGCCGACCAATTAGCTGAGATCAAGGTGTCAACTATCCGTCTTGAACAACAGCTTTCGGTGCCGGCAAGTTCGCAACTCGCAGACCAATATTCAATACACCATGTCCGCACCGTCAATCTCGACCCCGGAATTCTGACACTGCACAACTTTGTACTCGCTTCAACCAAGGACTTTGCTCACCGCATCTACCTTGGTTCCGGCATCTCGGCTGAAGTCACGCTCATCTTCCACCAAGGTCGGTACGAGCCATTGCCTTGGACCTATCCGGACTACAAGACCGACACGTGTCAACGGCTGCTCCTTGCTCTGCGCACGCGCTTGAAACCCGGTGCCGCTGAGCGCGAAGCAAGAGAATAGAGTTGTCAGACTGACCACACCTTACCAGTGACTCCGCCCGAGTCATGCTATTCTCCTGTTCACTACCGTTTTGTCTTGCAAGACTGGCCGAGCTCGGCTGAGCGATTTGCGTGCTCGCTGTCTTGGGCTAGCAAGAGGTTCAGCCTAGCTTCCCACAGCCTTCGAGTGTGCCTGCCAGGACTTTGTCCGGGCTGGCGGTCACGGGGTCTGTGTCAGCCAGGAAGTGCTGGCTGACCTGTCCGAACCGACGAACAGAACTCTAACACCAATCCGGTGCAGTGCTTGCAACGTTCTGTTTGGGGTATACTGTAAGCGCTGCCAGCAAGGGCCAATTGCATAAGTCTTTGACCGACGCTTCGATATGGTGCAGAACCGGCAACCCGGTACGGAAGCGAGCACACGGCCAGGGGGTTACCCAGTGACTCGGGGAGTGACTCCCCATCTGAGTCGCGTTCTGAAACCGCCATTGAGATGCAAGGTCAGGATGGTTTTGACTTCAGGGTTGAGCCGAATGTTAAGGTGGCTTCTTAAGTGGCCTGTGAGTAAAGGCTTGACATAGTCTGTCTGTGGTTGCATCACAGGATGTGTAAGATGGCATTTGAGTCTTGGTCTGAATGGTAAGTTCAGAAGCCGGCTGAGTTGCTGTTTCAGTTAGTTTGTCAGACTTGCCTTCAGTTCCGGAATGTGCGGTGTTCTGATCACTTGGTTCAGGCCGCAGTTCTGAGGTGGGGTTGCGATACCCGGGACGTTTCCGGTTTGAGGAGCGGCTCAGGAGACGGATGAAAACTCGGCCGGCCGACTCTTGTCATAACAGAATAGGTTCTGCACTGACTGTAGTCATGCAACCTCCTGGGTCGGCGCACCACGGTTTGTAGCGGCGTCTTGCCACGAGCTCCTTGCGGACTGGCCGGAGCAGACGGTCCACACTAGACGGGCTGATAGTCTGGAGCTTAGCCTTGACCTCGGCGGATGCTTTCTTGAGCTTGGGCTGACAGAACAGTCGTTGGTGGTTGAGGCGGATGAAGTGAGCGAGATGGATGGAGGATGGGTAGCGAGCAAGTTGCCAGCAAGAGAGCAGATAAGGCAGTATGTCTGGGCCGTAGTGTTTCTTGCGGCCGCGGCGCTAAAGGGGTGAGCAGGTGGGGTCTGCGATGATAGTAATGCTCGTTGGGGTAGCGATGTTCCTGCCGGCGTTGCAGAGCATGAAGCTGAGATACTTCCGGCCAAGACGTGTGAGGTGTGTCAGCTTGTTTAGCAGCGTGGGCTTGGTCCTCTTTCTTGTGGTCCGATACTTGGGGGCATTGGCAGAGACGATGGACTTCTTAGCGGTCACGGTGTAGAGTCCTTCTGGGTATTGTGGCTACCATCGGGTGTTCTCCTTTCGGTCAGACCTAAAGAATGCCCTTGATAGCCTGCTTTTTCAAGCCCAAACAGACCTGAATCCATTCTGACGAAACAAACCCGCTTCGGGTAGGTTATTCTGACGGAGATACTATCGAAAGCTGTGGAAAAAGATGAAGCGGTGTCTACAATTCTTTGTATGCAGTTCAAACCGGGCGAAAGCCCAAGAAAGGAGACACCGCTATGTCAGAGTATCAGAAAAGGCAGGACGACGCAAGAACAAGAACAGGAACGCAAGGAGCAACGGGCGATGCGCCGGCTGAGACACAAGCTGCGCCAAGAGTCGGCCAACCTGTTGGATAAGAAGGCACTACAAGGCATCCAGGAGAAACTACAGGATGCGCTGGATGAAGAACGGGAGACGTTTCTTGAGCGCGCCAGGTACGAGCGGGTAAGTGAAGAGCAGTTCCGAGGCTATCGCAACGGCCATGGTGACCCGCGGCAGGTCCATCTTGGCAGCGGCAGTATCCGGGTGCGATTGCCCAGGGTGGCGGATAACGCCGAGCCCTTTGAGTCGGGTCTGTTGTCGCGCTATCAAAGAAGCAGCCCTGCGGTTCTGGCTACCCTGCCTCAACTCTAATGGCATCTCGACCGGTGACTTCGAGGCGGCGCTGGGATGCCTGTTGGGTGTTGGGGCAGCGTTGAGTCCGGCTACCATTGCGCGCTTGAAGCAGCGGTGGTATCTGGACTACGAGGCCTGACGGAATGAGCCTTTGGCTTCACACTACGCCTATATCTGGGCCGACGGTATCTACATCAAAGTGGGCCAGAATCGGGAGAAACTGGCGCTCTCGGTAGTGATGGGTGCAGATGCGGAGGGCAGGAAGCGGATTCTGGCGATGATACCCGGGCAGCGGGAAAGCTACGAGCAATGGCTGGAAGTGTTACGGGACTTGGTGCGGCGTGGGGTCAATGGGTTGGGCTGGCGGTGACGGATGGGATTCCCGGATTCTGGCGAGCGCTTGGCGAGGTGTTTCCTGAGACCCGGCATCAACGGTGCTGGGTACACATGATTCGTAACGTGCTCGACAAACTGCCGAAGGCCAGGCAGCAGCAGACGCACAAGGACCTGGTGCGGATCTATGAGGCTGGGAGCAAAGCCGAGGCGGTGAACTGGATTGTGTACATTGCCGACCAGTATCGCTCACACCCGCCAGCAGTGAAACGTCTGTTGGAGAGCTAGGATGACCTTCTGAGCTACTTCGACTTTCCCAAGGAACACTGGCGGCATCTAAAGACGACCAATCCGGTTGAGTCGGCGTTTGCACCGGTGAAGAGTCGGGTGAAGCGGGCGAAGCGGCTGATGCGCTACTGGTCAGCGCTGGGACTGGTATACAGGCTTCTGATTGAACAGGAGACACGCTGGTTTCGACTCACTGCGCCGCACCTGGTTGCGGCAGTCATTGCCGGAGCCAAGTACCATGACGAAGTCGAGGTCAAATCAGCATGAGCCACTACTACACCGCCGAATCCATTTCCACAGAATTTGACAAAACCTCTTTCTGACGAAGACCGATGCCTTGACTTGGCGCAACTTAGGGTTATTATGGACGCGCATGGCAAAGAAGTACACTGTCCTTGAGACCTGGATAGTCAATGTGGCGAAGCCCGAGGAGTCAGACAGCGCGACTCAGACCTATGCCCGTCTGCCGAAGCAGGACGGCGGCAGGCTGCCGGTTATTGATGTCGAGCAGAACTTCTACAATGAGGAACATTTCTACGACGAAGCACGAATACGGGACTTCGCCGCCCACCTCGATGGCTGCGAGAAAGTGCTTGACATCGGCCCGGGCGACGGCTGGCCGTTACTACGGATTGCGCCTTTTTTCAAGGCGGTGTTTGGTGTTGACCCGGTGCAACGTAGGCTTGACGTATGCCAGGCGAATGCCGAGAAGCTGGGGCTTACTAATGTGACACTCAGGAAGCTGTCGGCCACCGCACTTGCGGAGTTTCGCGACAACAGCTTTGATGGTGTGGTAGCCGCAAGTTCAATTGAGCAGACTCCTGATCCATATGCTGCACTGCGTGAAGTATTCAGGGTACTGAGGCCAGGTGGCAAGCTTAGAATCATATTTGAGTCTTATGACCGCCGGGATCGAGGCGTCACCGAGTCGGTATTTCTGACCGAAACCGAGGAATCGCTCGGTTATCATTATGTGCTGCGGCACAATCCCCCACCGTGGGAACGAAACTACCTTGTGAAGTTCAATCTTGAACCGGACACGAGAGAGGCATTCAAGAAGCTTGCCGACCTGATTGAGCGCCTCGGCCCCAACCCTTCGCTCAATCCCGAAGTCGGCATTCAGTTTCTGGAGCGCAATCAGGCCGCAGTGATTGGTGCGACTTGGTATGAACTCGAGCATTTCACCAGTGCGACAATGAAGGAGACCCTGGAAGAAATTGGATTTGGCCATGTCCGGATAACCTTCTCGGCCGCGACTCTGGCTCGGCAGATGTGGCCCAGGGTCAAGGACAGTGGACTGACCAACGTACAGGTCAAAGACGTGCTCAGCGGTCTGGCCGACCTTGCAGTGAAGCTCGAGGCACCGGCCGGTTTAGGTGAACCGGTGGCGGCAATCAAGCCGAGCTAGTCCGAATCGGACCGGCATGCAGCCCGTGCCGGAAAGGAAGAGGCAAAGCGATGTAAGGCGTATGGTATGTGAACATAATGTCCGAGTCCCAGATCCGGTGCAATCAGTAGCGCTACTGTTGCCGATCTTGGCATCTGGACTAGTGCTGGTGGGAGTAAGCTGCCGAACACAGACTGGTAGCAAGCCGGGCGAGACATATCGCCGGATTGCGCGTCCGGAGATATGGCAGGTACTGCCCCATGGCCAGGCTGAGGTTATCGGACTTCGGCCCGGTGACATCTTGCTCGTCTATGACAGTACTCCGGTGCAAACCAATGAAGATGTACGTCAGGTGCAGGCCGCTGCCCGGACTGAGAAGGTGACGATTGTTGTGCTCCGGGGCGATGAGGAACTTACATTTACAGTCAAGCCTGGCCCACTTGGCGTCATGCCGGTCTCTGCCAGGTACCCGTCGAGCCTGGCAGTTGCGCTTTGGGAGCTAATGCGGAGCACGGGCCGATTCGCGGATTACGACTGGCTGGCCGCACTTTCAGGCGAGGCGTTCACCTTCACGGCGCGACCGGACGAGTGCCGGGCTTGGTGGCCGGGCGGAAAGTCCGGTGTGTATTTGGAGGCACTCGGTCAAGCAGCCGGGTTGTCTTTTTCCCGGATTCCGGACCCGGCTCAGCTCCGCGCCACGGTCGCCCAAGGCCGACCGGTACTGGTCCGGGGCGGCTGGCCTGAGCATCGTTCCGGGTTCTGGGGAGTTGTTACGCGTCTTGACCCGCGGGACTCGGTGCTGTATGGATACAGCCTGGATTCAGCAACGGAGCTGGCCTTGACCGGACCTGTCAAAGAGGCCTACACGGTGATATCCACCGGGCAATGGGCCGAGCCAGTCGAGGTGCTTCGCACCGCATTGACCCATGCGCTGGAACTCGCCCAAGTGTATGCCGATACCGGCTGGCGGTCGGGCATCGAGGCATACGACTTGGTGATTGCGAGCCTCGATACAGTGCCGTTTTGCCCGCGGTGCGGCATAGATGAGAGCCAGGCGTGTTTTGACCGGCTGGTTTGGGCTACGCTTGCCAACCGGGAGAGTGCGGACCGGTTTCTTGAGGGCATGAAGCTGGCGTTGCCCGACCAAGTCGCGCTGATTGATGAAGCCTTGGCCGTTAACCGGGCAATTATCAGCAAACTCAACGGTATGTTGCGCAGCGGCTCAGAACTCGGTCGGCTCGAAGAGCAGCGCAAGCTGGGCCACGTTTTCAGTCGAATTGAACTGGACGAAGTTCAACTCATCAGCATCTACGAAGACATTCTGAGTTCGCTGCCGCAGTAATAAGGTTCACCGCCTGCAGCATTACGCTCGATGCCAGATGCTGGTGCGGTGCGGCTAGCGCAGAATGTACCGCTTTCCTTCGTAGATATCGTCGAAATCCGGGTTCCAGTCGTGCAGCCAGTTGTCACGACGAAGCTGTTCAGGATCGAGCCAACTCTCTTTGAGGTAGATGCAGTAGTTTGAAGACCAGCCGACTTCGTTTGAGCTGAAATTTGGCGCGCACAGCTCGAAGAAGACGATGCCAAAGCCGTCGCCACCCCCATAGAGAAAACGACAGCGCTTAAACTCAGTCCGGCCGCTGGTCCGTTCATGGCACCGCACCCCGTTCCAGGCACCTGGAACCGGACGGGTTGCTGTAAACGTTATCGAGTCCGGCACGCCGCTGGCAATGAGTTCAGCGGGAGAATCCTTGCCAATGATGATGGCACCGTCTGAGTCGAAGACGATGACAACACCCGGGTCAATGGTAAGCCGAGGGATGCTCGTCGAACCGACGACAACGATGCCTTCCACGCGATAAGGTACGCCGCAGTTGCGCCATCGGGTACTCATCTGGACTGTGTCGCCGGTAACCGCGATGCTGTCCCTGGTGTTGCCGGACAGGGAATTGCCTATGCCGAGTGTGCCGATACCGCTCGCCTCGAGCCAGATTGGATAGGAAGCGCAGGCGGTCACAATGTTACCAGTGAAATCAAGAAATCCGGTACCAACTGCGCGCACGCCAGATGAAGCGCTATTGCGGACGATGGTGTGGGTGATACAGATCGGCTGATAGCAGATGACTGCGGCTACGCCGTTTCCTCCCCCGCGATCAATAAGACAGTTCTTGAGAATGGCGCACGTGGGGTCAGTCTTTTCCCACAACTCGATTCCTTGCCAGAAGCCGAGTGTAAGACGCCAAGAATTCGGGGCAAGCGACGAATGTTCTGTGCTTGATGGTTTCCGGTTGACGCCGGGTTCTGACATAGCGTGTGATACTTCATTCGCACGGTACAGCTCGTGCTTGGGTTCGAAGTAACCGAAGTAGATGCTACCAGCTGAACCGTCGGCAACAAGTCCGCCCGGGTTGCCGATGCCAACTCGCAGCGCCGCATCAGGTGCGAACAGCAGCGAACACCCAGCCGCAATGGTCAACACCGGGCTAGCTTTGCCCGCGACATCGAGCGTCCCGGTCAAGTAGTAGGGAAAACCCTGATCCTGCCACCGTACCGACGCCGTTGCGGTTCCGGGAATGATGCCAACTCCATCGTGGAGATTACCAGAATACCAGTTGCCAGGCACGACTTGGCTGGCCGACTTTGCGTCCAGGAGAAGCGGCAGACCCGCACAGCCGGTTACCGTGCTGTTAGCGAAGGACAGAAGCGTACCGGTTTCGACCACGATACCATGCCTTGCGCTGTTAAAGAGCGAACACGACTCGACAGCGACTCCACCGGCATCGGCCCGCACCAAGCCCGAACCATTGCCACCGCCGTACCCGACATTACAGTAACGCAGTACCAAAGCAGTATCTGTGCCGGAATTGACAACGATGCCCCGCCAATCGCCGGCCGCAGGCAGGAGCTGGCGCGAGGAGAACAGGACGACCGAGTCTTGTGTGCCCAAGGCAGAGAGCCGAGCAGATGTGCCGATTAGCGAGATGCCGGCGTCCTTAAGGAACTGCACCTGTACTCCGGGTCGGATGGCAA encodes:
- a CDS encoding Na/Pi symporter, whose translation is MRKLPAAVRIVVFVAALYVFFLSIELLADGFKGLGTGFARTLFTLTATPVAGLFVGILATAVCQSSSSTTSIVVGLVACGTLDIAHAIPIVMGANIGTTVTNTLVSLAHVTRRQEFERAFPASIVHDMFNLLSVAVLLPLEIWFSPLSRSSAWLARLFHGVGGLKFASPLKLATAPVGNLLSHVLGGIAPLALVVALILLFLSLKLMVDSMKSLISRRVEMVVDKYLFGNAARAFFVGLLFTVLVQSSSATTSIVVPMAGAGLLTLRQIFPYTLGANIGTTVTACLAALVTGSAGAVQIAFAHLLFNVFGTAVWYPLRIVPIAMAQWWGGFCARRRTFAMLYVIVVFYAIPVVAVILLRRH
- a CDS encoding tetratricopeptide repeat protein yields the protein MPNSGSGASDDKQLPIGRGSAASRFEQGRVAFYAGDEATALKLFSAALKVEPDNLHCLYLTALCAHILTREQLLENACSRALELAPRHPYTVACEAVRYLYLANFERAETLFEQALRVLPDELDLLLGLGTLYEYSGDRDKGIEVYNQALRIAPENIRAHIALGGLHALGGEFDAAFAEYQQAKELSPDFESPHQRLGRDYYFEGMMEQAASEFAQAVDEDPDEPAAYFFLLDCLRRLDRTNESLDVYDEIKRRFGANPEATAGLFEQFNMRAEAVAALEQLSKNRPDSPDVLLRLAGAYRDAGQLERAVEVAQQLCRLASDNPNAMLMLGDLYFRLEQYQSAASFCRRAIKLDRNAQPAYVLLADALLFLGLQKESYEVIREMERVRREAWERYQAKFSGQDRADAGL
- a CDS encoding aminotransferase class I/II-fold pyridoxal phosphate-dependent enzyme translates to MREPAATRLSLIPPYFFQELDDLKARTRGDIIDLCEGNPDQPPPPPVRRALVRALELPANHRYPSYAGKPSARHSVAEWYRRRFGVRLNPESEVVMLLGSKEGVAHLIWGVCGPGDTVAVADPVFPMYMNQVRLCGARLVAVPLLEQNSFLPDLGHIDRIGPRIKLLCINFPNNPTAATADSGFYRELVRLAHRHGFFVSNDNVYSELYFSRARPPSILAAPGAKQCCIEFHSLSKTFSVAGWRIGMAVGNPKLVSALLKVKQNTDSGPFGAIQDAAAYALDRAEALSRNTRLLYRRRRDLFCSELARHGWSVPVPEATFYVWTRVPEIEGVTAYDDGRFALDLLRECKVVAAPGSGFGRYGRGYIRFALVQPAPRLCEAARRIGRWLEASRG
- a CDS encoding aspartate kinase — its product is MIRKLSSVCVLKFGGTSVADLDRLRRVADMIVARRRTGERLVVVVSAMGSTTDELNRLAHKLSARPARRELDMLLSAGERQTMALLSLAIMERGHAAISFTGSQVGIITDRFHSDARIQEIRADRLRMALRQGKVPIVAGFQGVSLDREITTLGRGGSDVTAVALAAVLGARQCELYKDVPGIFTENPNEFDRVRPVPRLSFEELSELAGSGSEVIHPRACALAGKYRVPLVIRSSFDRKRGTMVRESEHLEKAFVRAVTHEHKLVRISLLGVPKKRRCLHQVVTRLAEERVPLMLFNHGIPEAGRFDLTFVLPEQYLEKSGEVLGRVAREVRAKKIDLTSDLCSVSVIGPGVGSDPAIISGTLETLHHIGVHLSAFSTSETRLTCFLSRKDLRVSVVALLARFRLRGKA
- the scpB gene encoding SMC-Scp complex subunit ScpB; this translates as MRPHLPAPGPESEPTATSSGVGADWVTPADDVAQEPESAIPAESAAAETQFAEPAVDGAGELPLSPVPLSTRALQTVEALLFAADTPLTMARLCELAGIEAPVAQMAIADLNRQYEETGRTFRIHKVALGYQLYTLPEFAETVKKLYRRQYVQRLSGPALEVLAIVAYRQPVTRPEIEQLRGVDCSGPLVTLLERRLITTAGRAHRPGSPFLYRTTREFLRYFGLESLDALPPLEELGAFLAGQMVEPERTAAESLAMDYDAKVLTGTSEPVQECRPVHEPDTPTPTTEASTDQDKREETNSP
- a CDS encoding DUF4416 family protein yields the protein MKRPTRPESASPCAILVIGLLAREETTLAQAEGLLTGAFGPVAERSQIIPFDFTDYYEPELGKNLLRSWLGFSRLVPADQLAEIKVSTIRLEQQLSVPASSQLADQYSIHHVRTVNLDPGILTLHNFVLASTKDFAHRIYLGSGISAEVTLIFHQGRYEPLPWTYPDYKTDTCQRLLLALRTRLKPGAAEREARE
- a CDS encoding transposase; the protein is MQFKPGESPRKETPLCQSIRKGRTTQEQEQERKEQRAMRRLRHKLRQESANLLDKKALQGIQEKLQDALDEERETFLERARYERVSEEQFRGYRNGHGDPRQVHLGSGSIRVRLPRVADNAEPFESGLLSRYQRSSPAVLATLPQL